A window from Streptomyces sp. NBC_00271 encodes these proteins:
- a CDS encoding phosphatase yields MLSTGALRAHLLAARLAGPVATSREESLRSYRLFAARDPRVLLGLDPEWTWEQRDLIELMADKCGVSADPTHTSGHDVIDPERTLVALDSFAARLGTAARKREPVLLGTGHPHRLLGFYAALADALSAAGCTVLTPAQGSSVDITTRFGLRTYNLDYVQGVALVREPGTQAPGGATGAHTHSPLPVRTVLAAAAEGGGPLPELVIGDHGWVCGAGQLGFEAMGLADTDDPALFVGEAEGRVSVVVPLDDAVRSDYYRPLTRYVLNRACLSQ; encoded by the coding sequence GTGTTGAGCACCGGAGCATTACGTGCGCACCTGCTGGCGGCCCGGTTGGCCGGGCCCGTTGCCACCTCGCGTGAGGAGAGTCTGCGGAGTTATCGGCTTTTCGCGGCCCGCGATCCCCGTGTGCTGCTCGGGCTCGATCCCGAGTGGACGTGGGAGCAGCGGGATCTGATCGAGTTGATGGCCGACAAGTGTGGAGTTTCGGCCGATCCGACGCACACGAGTGGGCATGATGTGATCGACCCCGAGCGGACTCTGGTCGCGCTGGATTCCTTCGCGGCGCGACTCGGAACGGCGGCCCGGAAGCGTGAGCCGGTACTCCTCGGGACCGGTCACCCGCACCGTCTGCTCGGTTTCTACGCCGCCCTTGCGGACGCCCTGTCGGCGGCGGGATGTACCGTCCTCACCCCCGCGCAGGGTAGCTCTGTCGACATAACGACCCGGTTCGGCCTACGCACGTACAACCTTGACTACGTACAAGGTGTCGCGCTGGTACGCGAACCCGGCACGCAAGCCCCCGGTGGTGCGACCGGCGCACATACCCACTCACCGCTGCCGGTTCGGACGGTTCTGGCGGCCGCCGCGGAGGGTGGCGGGCCGCTCCCGGAACTCGTCATCGGGGACCACGGCTGGGTCTGCGGAGCAGGTCAGCTGGGGTTCGAGGCCATGGGGCTGGCCGATACGGACGATCCTGCGCTCTTCGTCGGAGAGGCAGAGGGGCGGGTGTCCGTCGTCGTTCCGCTTGATGACGCTGTGCGGTCTGATTACTACCGACCGCTTACTCGCTATGTACTCAATCGAGCGTGTCTGTCACAGTAG
- a CDS encoding helix-turn-helix domain-containing protein translates to MAAAGERPLNEVQFLTVAEVASVMRVSKMTVYRLVHSGHLPAIRVGRSFRVPEQAVHEYLRESYVGVETA, encoded by the coding sequence ATGGCTGCAGCTGGCGAGAGGCCTCTGAACGAGGTTCAGTTCCTTACCGTGGCGGAAGTCGCCTCGGTGATGCGAGTGTCGAAGATGACCGTGTACCGCTTGGTGCACAGCGGTCATCTGCCGGCGATCCGGGTGGGGAGGTCCTTCCGGGTGCCGGAGCAAGCGGTTCACGAGTATCTCCGCGAGAGCTATGTGGGGGTGGAGACAGCCTGA
- a CDS encoding 30S ribosomal protein bS22 codes for MGSVIKKRRKRMAKKKHRKLLKRTRVQRRNKK; via the coding sequence GTGGGCTCTGTTATCAAGAAGCGGCGCAAGCGGATGGCCAAGAAGAAGCACCGCAAGCTGCTCAAGCGCACTCGCGTTCAGCGTCGCAACAAGAAGTAA